A genome region from Solirubrobacter pauli includes the following:
- the galE gene encoding UDP-glucose 4-epimerase GalE, whose amino-acid sequence MRLLVTGGAGYIGSIVAQYLVARGDEVTVLDSLYKGHRAAVPDGADFVEVDLLDADAVDAVLARGFDAVLHFAAMSLVGESQQVPEKYWRGNVVGALNLLDAMRAHGCGRIVFSSTAATYGEPDVELITEETPNVPVNTYGNSKLAVDRMLADEARAHGLAAVSLRYFNVAGASGALGEDHEPETHLIPLVLQAAAGKRESVALFGTDYPTRDGTAVRDYIHVDDLAVAHALAVDKAVPGEHAIYNLGSERGYSVREVIETARAVTGRDITVVEQDRRAGDPPQLVASNARAREGLGWTPEKTLEDMIRDAWTWHSAHPDGY is encoded by the coding sequence ATGCGACTTCTCGTCACCGGCGGCGCCGGCTACATCGGTTCGATCGTCGCGCAGTACCTCGTCGCGCGCGGCGACGAGGTCACCGTGCTCGACTCGCTCTATAAAGGGCATCGCGCGGCGGTTCCCGACGGCGCGGACTTCGTCGAGGTCGACCTGCTCGACGCGGACGCCGTCGACGCGGTGCTCGCCCGCGGGTTCGACGCGGTGCTGCACTTCGCCGCCATGTCGCTGGTCGGCGAGTCCCAGCAGGTGCCCGAGAAGTACTGGCGCGGCAACGTGGTCGGCGCGCTCAACCTGCTCGACGCGATGCGCGCGCACGGCTGTGGGCGGATCGTGTTCTCCTCCACCGCCGCCACCTACGGCGAGCCCGACGTGGAGCTGATCACCGAGGAGACGCCGAACGTCCCGGTCAACACGTACGGGAACTCGAAGCTCGCGGTCGACCGGATGCTCGCCGACGAGGCCCGCGCGCACGGGCTCGCCGCGGTGTCCCTGCGCTACTTCAACGTCGCGGGGGCGAGCGGTGCGCTGGGCGAGGACCACGAGCCCGAGACGCACCTGATCCCGCTGGTGCTGCAGGCGGCGGCCGGCAAGCGGGAGAGCGTCGCGCTGTTCGGCACGGACTACCCGACGCGCGACGGCACCGCCGTGCGCGACTACATCCATGTCGACGACCTGGCGGTCGCCCATGCGCTCGCGGTCGACAAGGCCGTGCCCGGCGAGCACGCGATCTACAACCTCGGCTCCGAGCGCGGCTACTCCGTGCGCGAGGTGATCGAGACGGCGCGCGCGGTCACCGGGCGTGACATCACGGTCGTCGAGCAGGACCGCCGCGCCGGCGACCCGCCGCAGCTGGTCGCGTCGAACGCGCGCGCCCGGGAAGGCCTCGGCTGGACGCCCGAGAAGACGCTCGAGGACATGATCCGGGACGCGTGGACGTGGCACTCCGCCCACCCGGACGGCTACTGA
- a CDS encoding RecQ family ATP-dependent DNA helicase has translation MHEALGLLADVFEAPAANAAMLDELRARWRDFTPEEREALTPLAQLAARRVAAVREPQTTAAPPASGQPRLGPTAAYVAERRAAGGDGTPPPPVATSPPAAAPPRAASSPAAAPPRAAAAPPQAASSPAPAAAPPQAAGPSPARFAAERPPRPPADVSPEQLLSLVGLDHFRPGQREAVQAALDGRDALVVMPTGGGKSLCYQLPALATDDLTVVISPLIALMRDQCQRLTDLGHPAVMLASGEDNQTALDQIRNGQAQVAFAAPERFASPAFRSALAARTLALFVVDEAHCVSEWGHDFRPDYLRLTTIIRELGHPPTMACTATATPKVAEEIVTRLGLRDPERVRSGFDRPNLSFDVLPFDGEGSVARKRATLVAGVEMPENRPAVVYCGTRKSTEEIAALLNAPAYHAGMPTEQRTRVQDMFMRGEVDVVVATNAFGMGVDKADVRSVWHWALPSSLEAYYQEAGRAGRDGRPGRAVLLASRSDLGRLVRFIQEAEVTVEQVASLVNRLRNQGDLELDAGVDRDRILLAVAERAGALTLSPGQGGRVHITLADRPLDRGRVAELCRAAKDRRWQSYRSIEHYADASNDRCRRRQLLDHFGDPTPVAPTGRCCDVDDPPDWLPPITVAKAKAKKAPIVEDGPPVDEDDLNALKAWRRERADGKPAYTVATDATLREVIRRRPRSSDDLLAIKGIGPSFVDKHADSLLELLAQ, from the coding sequence ATGCACGAGGCGCTGGGACTGCTCGCCGACGTCTTCGAAGCACCCGCGGCCAACGCGGCGATGCTCGACGAGCTCCGTGCGCGCTGGCGCGACTTCACGCCCGAGGAACGCGAGGCGCTGACGCCGCTCGCCCAGCTGGCGGCGCGCCGCGTGGCCGCCGTGCGAGAGCCGCAGACGACCGCGGCGCCGCCGGCGTCGGGACAGCCCAGGCTCGGCCCGACCGCCGCCTACGTCGCCGAGCGGCGCGCCGCCGGCGGGGACGGCACCCCACCGCCGCCGGTCGCAACCTCGCCGCCCGCCGCTGCGCCGCCGCGGGCTGCCTCGTCGCCCGCCGCCGCGCCGCCGCGTGCCGCCGCTGCGCCGCCGCAGGCCGCCTCGTCGCCCGCCCCCGCCGCCGCGCCTCCGCAGGCCGCCGGCCCCTCGCCCGCCCGCTTCGCCGCCGAGCGCCCGCCCCGCCCGCCCGCGGACGTCTCCCCCGAGCAGCTCCTCTCGCTCGTCGGCCTCGACCACTTCCGGCCCGGCCAGCGCGAGGCCGTGCAGGCCGCGCTCGACGGCCGCGACGCGCTCGTGGTGATGCCGACCGGCGGCGGCAAGAGCCTCTGCTACCAGCTGCCCGCGCTCGCCACCGACGACCTGACCGTCGTGATCTCGCCGCTGATCGCGCTGATGCGCGACCAGTGCCAGCGACTCACGGACCTCGGGCACCCGGCGGTGATGCTCGCCTCGGGCGAGGACAACCAGACCGCGCTGGACCAGATCCGCAACGGCCAGGCGCAGGTCGCGTTCGCCGCGCCCGAGCGGTTCGCCAGCCCGGCCTTCCGGTCCGCCCTCGCGGCGCGCACGCTCGCGCTGTTCGTCGTCGACGAGGCGCACTGCGTGTCCGAGTGGGGGCACGACTTCCGCCCGGACTACCTGCGCCTGACGACGATCATCCGCGAGCTCGGCCACCCGCCGACGATGGCGTGCACGGCGACCGCGACCCCGAAGGTCGCCGAGGAGATCGTCACGCGCCTCGGCCTCAGGGACCCGGAGCGCGTCCGGTCCGGCTTCGACCGGCCGAACCTCAGCTTCGACGTGCTGCCGTTCGACGGCGAGGGGAGCGTCGCCCGCAAGCGCGCCACGCTCGTCGCGGGCGTCGAGATGCCGGAGAACCGCCCGGCGGTCGTCTACTGCGGCACGCGCAAGAGCACCGAGGAGATCGCCGCGCTGCTCAACGCTCCCGCGTACCACGCGGGGATGCCGACCGAGCAGCGAACGCGCGTGCAGGACATGTTCATGCGCGGCGAGGTCGACGTCGTCGTGGCCACGAACGCGTTCGGCATGGGCGTCGACAAGGCCGACGTGCGCTCGGTCTGGCATTGGGCGCTCCCCAGCAGCCTCGAGGCCTACTACCAGGAGGCGGGCCGCGCCGGGCGTGACGGCCGGCCGGGACGTGCCGTGCTGCTCGCCTCCCGCAGCGACCTCGGCCGGCTCGTGCGCTTCATCCAGGAGGCCGAGGTCACGGTCGAGCAGGTCGCGTCGCTCGTCAACCGCCTGCGCAACCAGGGCGACCTCGAGCTCGACGCGGGCGTCGACCGCGACCGCATCCTGCTGGCCGTCGCCGAGCGGGCCGGCGCGCTCACGCTCTCACCCGGCCAGGGCGGCCGCGTGCACATCACGCTCGCCGACCGCCCGCTGGACCGCGGGCGCGTCGCGGAGCTGTGCCGCGCCGCCAAGGACCGCCGCTGGCAGTCCTACCGCTCGATCGAGCACTACGCCGACGCCAGCAACGACCGCTGCCGCCGGCGCCAGCTGCTCGACCACTTCGGCGACCCGACGCCGGTCGCCCCCACCGGCCGCTGCTGCGACGTCGACGACCCGCCCGACTGGCTGCCGCCGATCACCGTCGCCAAGGCCAAGGCGAAGAAGGCTCCGATCGTCGAGGACGGCCCGCCCGTGGACGAGGACGACCTGAACGCGCTCAAGGCCTGGCGCCGCGAGCGAGCCGACGGCAAGCCCGCCTACACGGTGGCGACGGACGCCACCTTGCGCGAGGTCATCCGCCGCCGCCCGCGCAGCAGCGACGACCTACTCGCTATCAAGGGCATCGGCCCGTCGTTCGTCGACAAGCACGCCGACTCGCTGCTGGAGCTGCTCGCTCAGTAG
- a CDS encoding YdeI/OmpD-associated family protein, whose protein sequence is MDDRAFASREEWESWLEVNHASADGVWLVFPKKGTGLPTVDFVEAIEVALCFGWIDGQRKGLDETHYRQKFTPRRARSKWSQINVGRCEQLIADGRMRPAGHAEVEAAKADGRWDSAYAPASRIEVPEDLREALEAAGCAEAFAALKSQDRYSILFGLHDAKRPETRARRIAKAVDQLR, encoded by the coding sequence ATGGACGACCGCGCATTCGCCTCCCGCGAGGAGTGGGAGTCCTGGCTGGAGGTCAACCACGCGAGTGCGGACGGCGTCTGGCTGGTGTTCCCGAAGAAGGGCACAGGGCTACCAACGGTCGACTTCGTCGAAGCGATCGAAGTTGCTCTGTGCTTCGGCTGGATCGACGGGCAGCGCAAGGGCCTGGACGAGACGCACTACCGGCAGAAGTTCACGCCGCGGCGGGCGCGCTCGAAGTGGTCGCAGATCAACGTCGGGCGCTGCGAGCAGCTGATCGCGGACGGGCGGATGCGGCCGGCCGGCCACGCCGAGGTCGAGGCCGCGAAGGCGGACGGGCGCTGGGATTCGGCCTACGCGCCGGCGTCGAGGATCGAGGTGCCGGAGGATCTGCGCGAGGCGCTCGAGGCGGCTGGCTGCGCCGAGGCCTTCGCGGCGCTCAAGAGCCAGGACCGCTACTCGATCCTGTTCGGCCTGCACGACGCCAAGCGGCCGGAGACCCGCGCGCGACGGATCGCCAAGGCCGTGGACCAGCTTCGCTGA